ATGCTTATATTTATGCCACTTGTAAAACTAATACCAATGGCATCACTTGCAGGAATATTAATAGTGGTATCATATAATATGGGTGATTGGAAAGAGTTTGCTAACCTTAGAAAAGCACCAAGGGGAGATGCACTTGTATTTTTAATTGCATTTTCATTAACTATATTATTAGATCTTGTAGTTGCTATAGGTGTTGGAGTTGTATTATCTTCATTCTTATTTATGAATAAAATGGCAGATAATACAGAGATTAAATACTTATTAGATGAAAAAGATGATGGATGTAGCTGTAAAATTTTAAATAGAGTAAAAGACGTAACTAGAGTTGCATTTTACGAATTTAAAGGACCATTTTTCTTTGTTTCATCAGAAAAGTTCCAAGAGATTTCTAATAGATTAAAGAAAAATTGTGATGTTTTAATAATAAAAATGAATAAAGTACCTAATATTGATGCTACTGCATATCGTAAGTTTGAAAAGCTATATGATCTATGTAATAGTAACGGAAAAATTGGTACTGAACTTATAATAGTAGAAGCAAAAGACGATGTACTAAAAGTTTTAGATAGATATGGATATGTAGATAAAGTAGGAAGAGATAATTTTTGCAATAGCATTGATGAAGCTATAGAAAGAACAAACGAAATATTAAAAAGTAAAAATCAAATCGGAAATATCCCTAATTTTGTATTAGATTAAAATTAATGATTACCTCTAGCAAAGGAATTATACTAGTGTATAGTAACTTTAGCTGGAGGTAATTTTATTGTTTAGGTTTCCTTTATACGTTAGGTTTAAACTTTTTTATATCATTTAATCCCTGATAAATTTCATCTCTTGGAAAGTTATGAGCAGATAATTCTTCATCGCTCTTTTTTTCTAAAGAATTGTAAAACTGAAGTGCAATTTCATATAACTCTGGAGAATTATTTTTTCTCAATTCATCAAAAAGTAAATCTTCTGCCTTGTTATAGTTGCCTTCATGAAGTAATTTATTGAAACAAATTTTAAAGATATCTTTTGGGGTAAGCTTTTCAATATTTATCTTCTCCATTATTTCTTCCTTTCTGTCAAACAAAAATCTACCCAACTTTTCTCCGCACTCTTTAGCAAGTTTTTCAAGATCCATGAGTAGCACTCCTTTCTATTTTGGATTATATAAACATGATAGCACTTTTTATAATTTTTGTAGATATTAACATTTAAAATGCAATATGATAGTATTAAAATATATGAAAATAAAGTTTGGGGTAATAAGGAGGGAGTAGTTCACTGTGATGATAAGAAAAAATAAGTTATTATTAATTATTGGTGTGGGAGTTTTGACATTAGTTATTATTTATTTAATAAGTAATAACATGAAGTATAAAAAGTTTTCGGATTTTATAGATAACAATGAACAAAAAATATCTAGGGTAGAAATGATTGATGGAAGTACAGGAAAAACCATTGTCAGTACTGATAAAGGAAAAATTAAAGAACTTATAAATTTGCTAAATAATCAAAGGTATAAAAAATCATCAGATCAACATGAAATAGTTGGTTATAGTTTTGGAGTTACTTTTTATGTAGATAATAAAAATGTTTTGCAAATAATATCTACAGGAGATAGGGTAAATGTAAACGGCGTTTATTATAATGTAACAACAGGAAAATTAGATAAACTAGGAAAATGGTATAAATCTTTATTGTAAATTGTAAATAAGGTGTAGTATAGAATTTATATCATGTGAGAAGTTTTTAGACTGTAATTTAACTTGTATAAAAACAAATTAAATTACAGTCTTTTTATATATGATAAATTATTTTTGTTTTAAAACTATTTACAAATTTATTTCGAATATAATAATGAAAGTTAAATGAAATTTACAAATGTTATTTAAATTAAGTGAAAGAGAGTGACAAATGAATAATGAGAAAAAGTTAATAAAACAGATTAAAAATAAAAGTAGTAGAAAAGCCGCCAATGAGCTTATAGCTAATTATTATAAAGAGATATATGCATATGTATATAAACAAACTTTGGATAAAGAAATATCTATGGATTTAACACAAGAAATATTTATAAATATGTTAAAGTCAATAAATACTTATGATGATAAAAAATCTTCCTTCAGAACTTGGCTATATAGAATATCTACATATAAAATTATAGATTATTTTAGGTCTAAAAACTATAAATACAAAAAACTATCAGTAAATATTGATGACACTGATATTTATGATGATGGAGATATTCTAGTATCACTAGAATATAAAGAAGATGTTAAAAAAATTATCAACATTGTGGATAACTTTGATGAAATATTACAGCAAATATTTAGGCTAAAACTTTTTGCTGAATATACTTTTTTAGAAATATCTAAAATTCTAGAAATGCCTGAATCAACTGTAAAGACAAAATATTATTCTATTATAAGAAAAATAAAAAAAATATGTGAGGAGTAGAAGATGAAAAAAGAAAAGTTCTGTATAGATATGCCAGATGAAATGACTATACAAAATCAAATAAATATTATTTTAGATAAAGGATTAAAGCATAAGAAAAGTTTTTTTAGCTATATGAGAAAAATGTATAAGCAGTTAGGATTAAAGGTAATATTTCATGATTTTGTAGAGATAGTTTTTACTTTATTAATATTTTTAAGTCTGTTTTTAGTAATTAAATTTAATGAAGGAGCAATAGATTATGAAGAAGTTAAGAAAATATATGGATTGATAATGATATCATCTCCTATTTTATATTTAATATTATCATTAATATCATTAATTAGGATAAAAGAAAATAGAACTTATGAAATAGAAATGACATGTAAATATAATTTATATCAATTATCTGCATTTAGAATGTTTGTATTTAGTGTTATATGTATTTTATTTAATGTATCAATAATTTTCAATATTGTATGTAAATTTGGGAGCATAAATTTTTTAAGAGCAACTATGATTTCAATAACGTCTTTATTTTTATTTTCAACAATGTTTTTATAT
This Clostridium novyi NT DNA region includes the following protein-coding sequences:
- a CDS encoding DUF6483 family protein, which codes for MDLEKLAKECGEKLGRFLFDRKEEIMEKINIEKLTPKDIFKICFNKLLHEGNYNKAEDLLFDELRKNNSPELYEIALQFYNSLEKKSDEELSAHNFPRDEIYQGLNDIKKFKPNV
- a CDS encoding RNA polymerase sigma factor, with product MNNEKKLIKQIKNKSSRKAANELIANYYKEIYAYVYKQTLDKEISMDLTQEIFINMLKSINTYDDKKSSFRTWLYRISTYKIIDYFRSKNYKYKKLSVNIDDTDIYDDGDILVSLEYKEDVKKIINIVDNFDEILQQIFRLKLFAEYTFLEISKILEMPESTVKTKYYSIIRKIKKICEE